The window CGGTAATCTCTTTCATCCGCGGGGCAAAGATATTGGAAAGTAAACCACCGACACCGTAAGCGGTGAAAACCAAACCATAGTTGATTCCAGAATTTTTTGTTCCGTAGTAATCGGCGGTGACCGCCGGGTAAATTGCGAGGTAGCCGCCGAAACTGGAACCGACCAGAGCAATCCCGAGCCAGAAAATTGCCGGTAGCGCGGGAATTAAGAAGTAGCCGAGTATCGCCACGGTATTGATGAGAAACATCAAAGATAGGGCACGGGTTCGGCCGATGCTGTCGGATACTCTTCCCCAGAAGATTCTGCCGAGGGTATTAAAAATGGCAAGCACACTGACACCGATAGCAGCGGTCTCTTTGCTAAAACGAGCCAACTCCTGCGCGATCGGCGATGTTTGACCGATAATCATCAATCCCGCAGCACACCCGGCAAAATAGGTCATCCAGATAAACCAGAACTGGGCCGTCTTTATCATTTGACCGGCTGAGAAGTCGCTGGTTTGCGGAGTTCGGGTTGTGGCCTGAGGATTCCAGCCCGCTGGACGATAACCAAGAGGCGGGTTTCTTAAAATCAGGGCACCGATAATGATTAAAACAAAATAGGCGATGCCGAGATAGCGAAAGGTTAGAAATGGACCGATGCGGTCAATCAATGCCCGGGCAAGTGGTCCGACAATCAGGGCTCCGGCACCAAAACCGGCGACTGCCAGACCGGTTATCAACCCTCTTTTGTCCGGAAACCATTTGACCCCGGCAGAAATGGGACAGACATAGGCAAAACCGATACCGATACCGGAAACGACACCGTAGGCAACGATGAGCATTACGATGTTCTGGGCAAAACTTGCAAGAATCATACCGGCGGCGAGCAAAATACCGCCAATAATAGCGACAACTCGGGGACCAAATTTGTCCTGAAGGCGGCCACCGATAACCGTTGCCAGAGCAAAGAAGATGAGGACAAACGAAAATGGAAGGGAAGCCTGGGTCGCGGTGATATTCAAACTGGTTTCAAGCGGTTTACGAAACACACTCCAGGCATAGATGGCACCGAGGCAGAGTTGAATCAGGATTGCGCCGACGACTATCAACCAGCGATTGAAAGTTTTACCTTCACTCACAAACGACCTCCTTTTGAATTTTGCGGGAATTGGACCGGGGCGTCCATAATTCTGGACGCCCCGGTTTCGGTGTTACTCATCTAAAGTTGAGATGTCGCCGATTGGCTTACCCAGCGCTTCGGCTTTAAGCAGGCGACGCATTATCTTACCCGAGCGGGTCTTGGGCAGTTTGTCCCGGAACTCAATGGATTCCGGTCGGGCAATGGGTCCGATTTCCTGAGCAACCCATTTTTTCAGTTCTTCGACAAGGGCATCGCTGGGCTGGAACCCGACTTTCAGGGTTACATAAGCCTTTGGCACATCGCCTTTGATTTCGTCCGGGATACCGATGACAGCCGCTTCGGCGACCGCAGGATGGGCAACGAGTGCCGACTCAATTTCGGCGGTGCCGAGTCGGTGTCCGGCAACATTGAGCACCTCATCGGCGCGGCCCCGGAACCAGAAGTAACCATCTTCATCCCTGGTGCAGGAGTCACCGGTAAGGTATTTGCCCGTGAATCGGGACCAGTAGGATTGAACATAACGGTCCGGGTCTTTGTACAGGGTGCGAAGCATTGAGGGCCAGGGCCGAAGGATAACCGCGAAGCCATTTTCGTTGGGTTTAACCGGATTACCATTCTGATCGACAACATCGGCAGAGAATCCGGGCAGCGGTTTTGTTGCTGAGCCGGGTTTTAACGGGGTAATGGGCAAGGGAGAGATTACGAATGAACCGGTTTCGGTTTGCCACCAGGTGTCCATAATCTGCAGTTTATCGC is drawn from candidate division WOR-3 bacterium and contains these coding sequences:
- a CDS encoding OFA family MFS transporter, with product MSEGKTFNRWLIVVGAILIQLCLGAIYAWSVFRKPLETSLNITATQASLPFSFVLIFFALATVIGGRLQDKFGPRVVAIIGGILLAAGMILASFAQNIVMLIVAYGVVSGIGIGFAYVCPISAGVKWFPDKRGLITGLAVAGFGAGALIVGPLARALIDRIGPFLTFRYLGIAYFVLIIIGALILRNPPLGYRPAGWNPQATTRTPQTSDFSAGQMIKTAQFWFIWMTYFAGCAAGLMIIGQTSPIAQELARFSKETAAIGVSVLAIFNTLGRIFWGRVSDSIGRTRALSLMFLINTVAILGYFLIPALPAIFWLGIALVGSSFGGYLAIYPAVTADYYGTKNSGINYGLVFTAYGVGGLLSNIFAPRMKEITGNYNAAFIVTALLCLLAAIVVFLLLKAPSPRSKQTT